CTGCCGCCAGCATGGTGCGCCGGGACCGTGCGCTGAGCTGGGGCAGGTCTCTGTCGCCAGCATGGTGCACCAGGACCGTGCACTGAGCTGGGGCCAGGTCTCTGCCGCCAGCATGGCACCCCAGCACCATGCACTGAGCTGGGGCAGGTCTCTGCTGCCAGCATGGTGCACCAGCTCCATGCACTGAGCTGGGGCAGGCCTCTGCTGCCAGCATGGTGTGCCAGGACTGCGCACTGAGCTGGGGCAGGTCTCTGCTACCAGCATGGTGTGCCGGGACCGTGCACTGAGCTGGGGCCAGGTCTCTGCTGCCAACATGGCGCCCCAGCACCGTGCACTGAGCTGCGCCAGGTCTCTGCCGCCAACATGGCACCCCAGCACCGTGCACTGAGCTGCGCCAGGTCTCTGCCGCCAGCATGGCGCCCCAGCACCGTGCACTGAGCTGCGCCAGGCCTCTGCCGCCAACATGGCGCCCCAGCACCGTGCACTGAGCTGCGCCAGGCCTCTGCCGCCGGCCCACCGGCCCGGCACCGCGCGCAACCGGCGCCGCCTCGCCCGGTGCCCGGCCGtgcccggcagcagcgccccggccTCCGCCGCAGGTGTCCGCGCTGTCGAGCGCCGGCGGCGCCCAGAACCTCATCGTGCTGGAGCGCGACAAGCACCGGCCGCACGCCGCCGGCTCCGTGCGCTGGGCGGGCAGCACCTTCGGGCCCATGCAGAAGAGCCGCCTGGGCGAGCACGAGTTCGAGGCCCTCATGCGCATGCTCGACAACCTGGTAAGCCGAGCCGGCCCCGGCTCTCGGCTCCCGCCGTGCAGCAAACGCCCCCCGAAAGTgaaagaggtggggggggggggaaaaacacccCCCAACGGAGCTGTGCGCTGCCTTCCCAGGGCTACCGGACGGGCTACACCTACCGCTACCCCTTCGTGCAGGAGAAGAGCAAGCCCAAGAGCGACGTGCTCATCCCCGCCACGGTGACGGCCTTCGTCTTCGACGAGGAGGCCACGGCGCCGGCGCTGCGCCCGCGCGCCCGCAAGCAGCAGAAGGAGAAGACGCGTTGGCTCAACACCCCCAACACCTACCTGCGGGTGGACGTGGCCGACGagcagcccggcggccccaagACCAAGACCACGGTAGGGCGAGCGGCGGGGTAACGGCGGCGGCCGGCTCGGGGCGGCGTTTCACGCGGCGCCGTTTCCTCCCGCCAGTGGCTGAAAGCCGACGAGCTCGAGAAAGGCAGCAGCGGGACGGCGATCCGGGTGGAGAACCCCAACCAGTTCGTGCCTCTCTACACGGACCcgcaggaggtgctggagatgAGGAACAAGgtgggggggccggcggcgggctcggcggggccggtcggcgcgGCTCGTGCCCCCGGTAGATGCTCCCGTCTCGTCTGGTCCCCCCAGATCCGCGAGCAGAACCGCCAGGACGTCAAGTCGGCCGGGCCCCAGTCGCAGCTGCTGGCCGGCGTCATCGGCGAGGCGAGCCGCAGCCCCGTACGTCGCCCCGCGGGCCGCCCGTCCCCGTCCgcgtccccgccggcagccccacggcttcgcgtccccgtccccgccggcagccccgtccccatgtccccgtgtccccgtccccgccggcagccccgtccccgtgtccccgtgtccccgtccccgccggcagccccacgccGTCCCCCGTGGCgtcgcgtccccgtccccatcaacAGCCCCGTGCTGTCCCCCGTGGCGtcacgtccccgtccccatgtccccgtccccgtgtccccgtccccgccggcagccccgcgccatTTCCCGTGGCGtcacgtccccgtccccatcagcagccccatccccatccccatgtccccgtccccgcgggccGCCCGTCCCCGTCCgcgtccccgccggcagccccgtccccgtgtccccgtccccgccggcagccccgcgccgtcCCCCGCGGCgtcgcgtccccgtccccatgggcagccccgtccccgtgtccccgtccccgtgtccccgtccccgccggcagccccgcgccgtcCCCCGCGGCgtcgtgtccccgtccccgtccccgtccccgtgtccccgtccccactggcagccctgtccccatccccatgtccccgtccccgccggcagccccgcgccatTTCCTGCGGCGtcacgtccccgtccccatcagcagccccatgtccccgtccccatgtccccgtccccgccagCAGCCCCGTGCCGTCCCCCGCGGCttcgcgtccccgtccccgccggcagccccgtccccatgtccccgtccccgtgtccccgtccccgccgacagccccgtccccatgtccccgtccccatgtccccgtgtccccgtccccaccggCAGCCCCACGCCGTCCCCCGTGGCgtcgcgtccccgtccccatcaacAGCCCCGTGCCGTCCCCCGTGGCGtcacgtccccgtccccatgggcagccccgtccccatgtccccatccccgtgtccccgtccccgccggcagccccgtccccatgtccccgtgtccccgtccccaccggCAGCCCCACGCCGTCCCCCGTGGCgtcgcgtccccgtccccatcaacagccccgtccccatgtccccgtccccatgtccccgtgtccccgtccccatcaacAGCCCCGTGCCGTCCCCCGTGGCGtcacgtccccgtccccatgggcagccccgtccccatgtccccatccccgtgtccccgtccccgccggcagccccgtccccatgtccccgtgtccccgtccccaccggCAGCCCCACGCCGTCCCCCGTGGCgtcgcgtccccgtccccatgggcagccccgtccccatgtccccgtccccgtgtccccgtccccgccggcagccccgcgccatTTCCCGTGGCGtcacgtccccgtccccatcagcagccccgtccccatccccatgtccccgtccccgcgggccGCCCGTCCCCGTCCgcgtccccgccggcagccccatccccgtccccgtgtccccgtccccaccggcagccccgcgccgtcCCCCGTGGCgtcgcgtccccgtccccatgggcagccctgtccccgtccccatgtccccgtccccaccgGCAGCCCCGCGCCATTTCCCGTGGCGtcacgtccccgtccccatcagcagccccgtccccatccccatgtccccgtccccgccggcagccccgtccccgtccgCGTCCCCGCCAGCAGCCCCACGGCttcgtgtccccgtccccgccggcagccccgtccccgtccccatgtccccgtccccatcaacAGCCCCGTGCTGTCCCCCGCGGCgtcgcgtccccgtccccatgggcagccccgtccccatgtccccgtccccgtgtccccgtccccgccggcagccccgtccccgtccccgtccccaccggCAGCCCCACGCCGTCCCCCGTGGCgtcgcgtccccgtccccatcaacAGCCCCGTGCTGTCCCCCGTGGCgtcgcgtccccgtccccatgggcagccccgtccccatgtccccgtccccgtgtccccgtccccgccggcagccctgtccccgtccccgtccccgccggcagccccgcgccatTTCCCGCGGCGtcacgtccccgtccccatcagcAGCCCCTTGCTGTCCCCCGcaccgtccccgtgtcccctatCCCCATGGGCAGCCCCATGCCGTCCCCCGCAGTgccccgcgtccccgtccccatgggcagccccgtcgctgtccccatgtccccgtccccaccggcagccccgcgccgtcccccgcagcgtccccgtccccatgtccccgtccccgccagCAATCCCGCGCCGTCCCCCGCGGCTTCGCGTCCCCGTgggcagccccgtccccatccccgtgtccccgtccccactggcagccctgtccccatccccatgtccccgtccccgccggcagccccgcgccatTTCCTGCGGCGtcacgtccccgtccccatcagcagccccatgtccccgtccccatgtccccgtccccgccagCAGCCCCGCGCCGTCCCCCGCGGCTTCGCGTCCCCGTgggcagccccgtccccatccccatgtccccgtccccgctggcagcccctcgctgtcccccgcACTGTCCCCACGTCCCTGTCGGCAGCCCCGCACCattccccgtgtcccctgtccccatgggcagcccctcgctgtcccccgcACCgaccctgtgtccctgtccccatgggcaGCCCCACACCGTCTCCTGCAgtgccccgtgtccccatccccatcagcAGCCCCGCGCTGTCCCCCGTGGTgtcgcgtccccgtccccgtgggcagccctgtccccgtccccgtgtccccgtccccgccggcagccccaaccccgtccccatgtccccgtccccgccggcagccccgcgccgtcCCCCGCGGCgtcgtgtccccgtccccgtgggcagccctgtccccgtccccatgtccccgtgtccccgtccctgccggcagccccgcgccgtcTCCCatgtccccattcccatccctgtgggcagcccctcgccgtccccatgtccccgtccccgccggcagccctgtccccgtccccatgtccctgtccccgccAGcagcccctcgctgtcccccaCACCGTCCCCATGTctgtccccgccggcagccccgcaccGTCCCCGCGTCCGTCCCCGCTGGCAGCCCCGcaccgtccccgcgtccccgtccccgcgggcagcccctcgccatcccccgtccccgtccccatgggcagccccgtccccccatccccgtccccgcgggCAGCCCCACGCcatcccccgtccccgtccccgccggcagccccgcggcgccccccatccccgtccccgtgggCAGCCCCTCGCCACCCCCCCGTCCCcacgggcagccccgcggcgtcGCCCCGTCCCCTCGCCTTttcccgcgtccccgtccccgcagctgcccctgcccggagccgccccccccctccaccccgaaACGCCGCCGCGGCCCTGACGCGAGGGCGGCGGTTTCAGTCGACAGAGAGTCAGTTGGCGGCCGCCGAGGCGCCGGGGGAGCCGCGGGAGGAGGCGCCGGCCGAGCCGGAGCCCCCCAACCCCTTCAGCCAGCTGACGGACCAGGAGCTGGAGGAGTACAAGCGGGAGGTGGAGCGCAAAAAGCTGGCGCCGCACGGTACGGCCCGCCGGCGGGGACGGCCGCgggggtccccgtccccgccTCGCCGCCAGCCCCCTCTCTCCGCTCGCAGGCGAGAAGGACGCCGGCGAGGAGAGGAGGCCGGCTTCGCCCCTCGCCGAGCCGCCCGGGGGTGAGGgggccggcgaggaggaggaggaggaggaaggcgagcaggcgccggccgagccccccgccgagccGGCCCAGGGCGAGGAGCGAGGGGCCGAGGAGGAAGGCGGCAAGGCGGGGAGCCGGGAGGCGGACGGCGGCAAGGAGCGGGTCGAGACGGCGCCCAGCAGCCCGGCGTCGCCCGAGGGCTCGCCCTCCAAGTCGCCctccaagaagaagaagaagttccGCGCGCCGTCCTTCctcaagaagggcaggaagaaggagaaagcGGAGGCCTgaggcggcccccccccccgccccccctcggCCGGCCATGCCCCCCCCTCCCGACCTCGCCGCACGCCGGCAAATAAAACGAGGGCGCAAAAGAGCACCCCCCCCCGTGCCCTCTCCGCCCTCGGCTGCGAGTGGTCtctgccccgcggcgccgctgAGGACGGACGCGCTCGTGTCACCGCtgcctccgcccccccccccccgccccggaccgTTTCGGCGCGCGGAACCAAAGAGCCGCGGCGCCGGTTCCCGCCGGGGCGgagggagcggccgggccggaagcgaggggaggggaggggagggcggggcCGGAAgtgcaggcggcggcggcggcgggatgggCCGCAGCCGCTCCCGGTCACCGCCGCGTCGCGGTGAggggggcccggggctggggggggacacggagccgggccagggctggggaggaggagctggtgtggggcggggggggacatggagccggtgtggggctggggaggaggagctggtgtggggctgggggaggacatggagccggtgtggggctggggggggggaaggagccggtgtggggagggggtgggacaTGGagccggtgtggggctgggggggggaaggagccggtgtggggctgggggggggggaaggagctggtgtggggctggggaggggggaaggtgccggtccagggctggggaggggggggaggagctggtgtggggctggggtgggataTGAagccggtgtggggctgggggaggacatggagccggtgtggggctgggggtgggggaaggagccggtctggggctggggagggggaggaggagctggtgtggggctgggggaggacatGGAGCCGGtgtgaggctggggggggggggaaggagccggtgtggggctgggagggggggaaggagctGGTCTGGAGCTGGGGGAGGACACGGagccggtgtggggctgggggggggggaaggagccggtgtgaggctggggggggacatggagccggtgtggggctgggggggggacacagagccggtctggggctgggagggggggaaggagctggtgtggggctgggggaggacacagagccggtgtggggctgggggaggacacGGAgcccggtgtggggctggggagtgggggaaggagcccggtgtggggctgggaagggggagaaggagcCGGTCTGGGGGAGGACACAGAGCCAGTGTGGGGCTGGGAGTGGGGGAAGGagctggtgtggggctgggggggggaaggagaagctggtgtggggctgggggggggaaggagaagctggtgtggggctggggggggacacggagccggtgtggggctgggagggggggaaggagctggtgtggggctggggggggacacggagccggtgtggggctgggagtgggggaaggagctggtgtggggctgggggggggggaaggagaagctggtgtggggctgggggggacacgGAGTCGGTTTGGGGccagggggggaggaaggagccagtctggggctgggggaggacacGGAGCTGGtctggggctgggagggagggggaaggtgcCGGTCTGAGGCTGGGGAGGGGACACGGAGcccggtgtggggctgggaggggggaggaaggagccggtgtggggctgggggggacatggagctggggctggggagtgggggaaggAGCTAGTCTGGGGCTTGGGGGCAGAAGGAGCCGGTCTGGGGCTGGGAGGGATATGGAGTTGGGcctgggtctgggggggggaggaTACAGAGTCGGTCCgggtgcgtggggagggggggggggggaggagctgggcccggggcTGGCAGGGGGACACAGAGCTGATCCCGGGGCTGGGGGGAATACAGAGCTggtcctgggggtgggggggggacacggagctGGACCCAGTGCTGGGGGGGACACAGATCCCTCCTggggtttggggggtggggaaggagggacaGAGCTAGACCCACAGGCCCAGGCCAGATGTGGGGAAGGGTCTCCTGAAGCCTCGGGGAAGGTGAAcaaggcccccccaccccgcagccacGAGATGAAGGCGAGGGCTCTTGCCCTTGGTCCGGGGGGGGGCAGGCCACGCAGGGGCGGGAGAGCGCAGGAGCCgtccccccccggcacccccttgGCCGTCAccgggcggaggggagggaagggctctCTCCTGCGGCTCTGGCCTTGGCGGGGGTCACCGAgcccggcggggggaggcggcggcggtggcatcTGGCTGGCTGCTGACCGCTGCGGAGGGACCCGCTCACGGGGCTCGCCTTTGAAAagcggggctgcagcgggaggcGGGTCAGGAGGCAGGAGCTGTAAACCGAGCGGTAAACCGAGCGCTGCCTTTCGTCCTGTCGCGACGCCAAGCAGAGCGCCGACGCTCGCGGTCCGCTTcgcgggagagggagaggaggcgaAGAGAGCGCTCTCGGTCCCGCGagagggacaggaggaggagCCGCTCCCGCTCCCCGCACCGGAGGCGCTCCAGGTGAGGGCAGGGGTGGCACGGGAACTCACCCGCGTCCTTTTCACACCGCTGTTCTTCCTCCACGTGGCTCCCCGCACGGTGCGGCGGGCGGGCTTACGGCACGGCTTGGGCGACGCGGTCGAGCGCTTCATGCAGCGCTACCTGCTCCTCCCTGGCTGCGAAGCTGAAACCCGTGCGCGTTTGAAACGTCAGGTCCCCAAGACGGCACAGGTCCAGTTCTTCCTCCCCGCCGCGGCTGAAGGAAAGGCGagatgaagagaagaaagaaataaaggacTCCAAAAGCAAAGAGCGTCAGATCACTGGTAACGGAGCAGCGTCCCGGCTCGCCGCGTTTTTTCTTGTTTGCCGATACCTCCTTGGTCCTGGGTTCTCGGACCAAAATACCGCTTAGGTTGCGACCAGCGCAGGAGGCACTGGTTTCTCTTGTTGAGTTCTTTAGTTTGGTGAACTCATATACTTTGTTGCCGTTTCAGAGGAAGATTTGCAGGGCAAGACGGAAGAGGAAATTGAGATGATGAAAATGATGGGGTTTGCCTCTTTTGACACGACAAAGGTGAGTGTGGATCGGGCGATCCCACGGCTGTGCTGTACGGCTAGAGGTGGAGTCTGGAAACGGCTTTCCACTCTCTCTCCCCCTGGCTGTGATGTATGAAGGGTTTGTGCACAAAGGAGTCGTTGAGTCCGCTTGCCCGAACAGTCCCTCGTTAGCACCGGACAGGTCCTAACGATGATGTCCGGCTTTGCTCCGTATGTGCCCAAGTCTCTTTCCCTGCTGTCAGGACACCCAAACTGCAGTGGGGTTCCCTCCTTACAGCTCTGGAGCTTGGGCACAGATCAGTGTTTTGCCCCTCGTAGAGGCATCCTGTGTGAAATGTCCCGATCCCACCTGTACGTGTGCTCTCTGCGTTACCGTGCCCTTTCTCCGGCAGGCTCCGGACAGCGCGCTGACTTTTGGACCGTTTTTCTTGTTGTGCCTTTCAGGGGAAGAAGGTGGACGGTGCCGCAAATGCCTATGCCATCAACGtgtcacagaagagaaaatacaggTTGGTGTTTCTGCCCGTGGGGAAACTCGCCCTGCTGTGGTGACCGCGCAGAATTTAGCTGCGTTTTTATGATAGAGAAATAATTCCTTTTACGCGGTGGTCTCATTCAGAGGAAGCTCTGCAGCCTTATGGTGAAGCTGCTGTCCCTAAGCTTATTTAGGAGGTGATCTGGCTGCTTTTACCTTCACAAAGACAAGCTGTACACTTTGTACTATCAGACAGGGGTAAGTTTGAGGCCTCTGGTTTCTCCTTGAAATCCTGAAAGCAAAAAGGGCGCGTTGTCTGTCAGCAAGACGTGCTGCGTGTGGCTAGAACAGGACAGAGCATCAGTCCTCCCCTAAGGAACTCTGTTGTCCTGTTTCTTGGAATAAAAAAATAGAGCCtgttaattctgttttctttttcacggGAGACTGAGTTTAAAGCATGCAGAACATCTGTAGTGGCAGACTTTGGATTTGGTGCTTCTGTTTTAACCAGGCAGGTGCAGACCTGACAGCATCACGCTGGTGGTGCTCCAGAGGTTCAGTCCTCAGCAAGGTGTCCAATTTAAACAAGAAAGGTGCTCGATATAAGCCACTTGGTTGTTGTGCACTTGTTCCTTCAGCCTTGGGGAGTTTGATTTCCCCGTGGCTGCTGATTACCGTTACAGACCTCTGTCAGATACTCCTTTGCAGCCGATCTAGCTGGAAGTTTGCCGGTCTTCTAAAGTTTGGAGTCTcttgtggttggttggttggttggtgtTAAGCGTAGTTACTGatgttgttttccttcctctcaccACAGGCAGTACATGAACAGAAAAGGAGGATTCAACAGACCTTTGGATTTCATTGCTTGACGCTTGGATTGGTCAGTTGCCTGTGGGGAAGGACTTACTGCGTCACCAGTGAATAGCACTTGCTTTCACACATGCTGGTAGCTCAGAGACAGGATTTTGGCTTCTCTCTGTAAAATGAAACGGGGTTATTTATAACAAATGCAGGTGTGCTTCCTCTGCCCcacaggaagagagggaaaagatcGTTGTTCCTTAGAGTCTTTGGTTTTTATAATGTCCAGCTTGGTTCGTTCCTTGTCAGGGTTACCTGATGGTTGTACTTttcttgtgttgttttttttttaataactcggTATTGTCCATAACAATAAAAATCTgtatatattttcctttgctctttaaACTGCGATAGCATCACTCAGGAATAAAATGAGAGAGAGGAGGCTGCTGAAGATCTCTGGGCAGTTATTTGCCTGAATGTAGCGGTGGTTCAGAGTAGGCGTTAACAACCCGCAGTACGTGGGTAGCGCTGGAAGAAAGCTGCTTCCAAGGAGCATGGGAACACGGCGTGAAGAGCTGAACGCCTCCTTGCACGCGTGTGGTCGGAGCTGTGTGGAGCCGGGAGCAGCTACCGATGGTGTTAATCCTGCTCTTTGAGCAGGCGGAGTTTGGGAACCTGTGGTTTAGGGTTTCAAGCAGAAAAGCGttggttgtgtttttgtttgtgtatcGATTGGCTCACCCCGACGCTTCGCTGCTTCTTATCTTACTGCTGAAACAGTTGTTTGTGCAGGATTTCTCACCTGCAGATCATACCGTACGTTTAATCCTCGTCTTGCTACTTCAGTCATCAAATTCTTCCTAACCACAGCATGGGATGGCACGGGAATGTTAAACCGGGCTTGAACGTTTAGCAGTATTTCTGCTACTTTCGAGGCTGAGCCTTTCCTGGGCAAAGCAGGGAGCGTTGCTGGCGACTAGACGAGAACCGTGTAACGTCTTACCTGATCGTTGCTTACTGAGCAGCCCAACTGCGGTTGCGAGGCGTTCGCTAGCCTTTCCCAGCGCCGGGTTTTTGCCGTACGGCTCACGCGCAGCCCAGGAGATGGCAGCACGGACCTGGGAGAGCGAAAGCCCTTTGAATCGGGGTGGTTGAGGCAGTGGCTTGTCAGACAAAGGGCCTCTGCTCATGCATTTATTCAGCCAATAAAGCTACTGCTCACAGGGCAAAGTAACGTTGCAAGAGCACTGCCTGTATTTTTAGCTGCCTTTAATGCAACATGAAATGTTTGTGCTTTTTcaacgaaaaaaaaaaaggaccaagtGGTGCTGTTGCCTTAGGGCCTCTCTTGCCTGCTTTTTTCTGGGGCCTGCTGCTCCTAGCAGAGCCCAGCAAGCGGCTCTGAGACCAGCAGTCTGCAGCGGGGGGGGGCTTTTGCTCAAAAGTGCTTCAATTCTCTGGTTATCCAAATAGTTTAAAAAGCGTATGTGTGTATTTAACGTAGGGGGATTAAGATCGGGCAGCCTTTGCTACGGACAGCttcatgcttttttgttttcccaagGTCCAGCTCGGTATTTCATGCTGTGGCAATTGAGATGGATTCCTAAAACCCAGCCTGGTGCAGCAAATCCGACTCTTCAACACCTCACTTGGGCTGGCTTTTACGGTCTGCCTCTCCTCTGTCCCCGTGCAGCTCTGGTGGTTTACCTGAGGACTAAGTGTGCTGTGTTTCTCCTGGAGCTCGGGGTGAGGCTGAGGTTGACACCCAGTTCCTGATCTCAAGCGTGGCTAGTTTTTCCTCCGGACTTTCGGGCAGGGTGGGTTGAGGCAGCGTTGAGATGGCGACACCGCCGATCTTTCCGCAGCGCTTAATCAGCCCGGGCCACGTGGCGTGACTTGTCACAGGCTCCTGTCTGCCGTCCTCAGATAAGGCCCCACTGGTGGCCAGGGATTTCCAAATCAGCAGGATGTAGTAGTCACTTTTTTAGTTTCATGTTCTCGATAATTAGAAACTGCTCGTCACGCAAGCAAGCGTGAGCTTGCTCCAGCCTGGTACGTGGGCAGGGAGGGACCTCGCGGCTCAGCCTCGGCCGAAGCCGAGCGCCGCCGGCCAGAAACCCCCTCGGCCCCGAACGGGTGCTCCGAGGAGGAACCTCGATTCCTGTCCTCCGCGACGAGCTCCGAAACCGGCGGAGGTGTCAGAATCCGTCCACACCTAACGCCCGCTTTCCCCCTTTTATTGCGTGCGGGCCCAGCAGGGCGCTGCtttgggagaggggaagggaaggaggccgCGGCGCGGGCTCCCGCAGGCGAGAGCGGTTCAGCTCTGCTCCGGCACGTAGGACGGCCGCCGGTTGCTAGAAAGCTCTTCTGCAACGCGTGCCGCGTAAAGCCGAGCTCGCCGGAGCGATACTGAGCCCTTCTTGGTCGTTGCCTCGCTCGAGCTATCTCTGGTGGAGGAGCTGGGCGCTATCGGTGAGCCCCGGGTTCGCAGCCAGCTGGCAGGAGTCACGTAGCAGGCTCCGAAACGTGCTCCGTCACCCTTGTTTGGAGGCTGGGTGGGAGCAGGGCGCTGGCAGGGGCCCAAGCAGTGCCGGGAGGGAGCTGCGGGGATGGTGGCgaatgggaggaaggagaaaacgcaagtggaaggagaggaggagagaggggctAAGTGACAGTAAAGAGGACTTCCTGGATTCGGAGGCAAGACCAAAT
The DNA window shown above is from Struthio camelus isolate bStrCam1 chromosome 27, bStrCam1.hap1, whole genome shotgun sequence and carries:
- the SNRNP27 gene encoding U4/U6.U5 small nuclear ribonucleoprotein 27 kDa protein, with the translated sequence MGRSRSRSPPRRERRRSRSASRERERRRRERSRSRERDRRRSRSRSPHRRRSRSPRRHRSSSSSPPRLKERRDEEKKEIKDSKSKERQITEEDLQGKTEEEIEMMKMMGFASFDTTKGKKVDGAANAYAINVSQKRKYRQYMNRKGGFNRPLDFIA
- the ADD2 gene encoding beta-adducin isoform X1; translated protein: MSAAGSPEPSPPAAAAEPSQPRARAPPPADLRQDLSMMEQKKRVTVILQSPSFREELESLIQEQTKKGNKWSNVWALRQIADFMASTSPAAFPTSPTGPSGVTPIDDLHGAEAAALAKGERLMRCKVGSVCRLLDLYGWAQLGDACVSLRLSKEQEHFLVSPKGLCCSEVTASSLVKVNMLGEVVEQGSTGFAVDAGAFSLHAAVYAARPAARCVVRLHTPAAAAVSAMRCGLLPVSHEALLAGEAAYLDFGGAPQDEAERLRLQKCLGPTCKVLVLRNHGVLALGDTVEEAFYKTFHLQAACEIQVSALSSAGGAQNLIVLERDKHRPHAAGSVRWAGSTFGPMQKSRLGEHEFEALMRMLDNLGYRTGYTYRYPFVQEKSKPKSDVLIPATVTAFVFDEEATAPALRPRARKQQKEKTRWLNTPNTYLRVDVADEQPGGPKTKTTWLKADELEKGSSGTAIRVENPNQFVPLYTDPQEVLEMRNKIREQNRQDVKSAGPQSQLLAGVIGEASRSPSTESQLAAAEAPGEPREEAPAEPEPPNPFSQLTDQELEEYKREVERKKLAPHGEKDAGEERRPASPLAEPPGGEGAGEEEEEEEGEQAPAEPPAEPAQGEERGAEEEGGKAGSREADGGKERVETAPSSPASPEGSPSKSPSKKKKKFRAPSFLKKGRKKEKAEA
- the ADD2 gene encoding beta-adducin isoform X2; this encodes MSAAGSPEPSPPAAAAEPSQPRARAPPPADLRQDLSMMEQKKRVTVILQSPSFREELESLIQEQTKKGNKWSNVWALRQIADFMASTSPAAFPTSPTGPSGVTPIDDLHGAEAAALAKGERLMRCKLRLSKEQEHFLVSPKGLCCSEVTASSLVKVNMLGEVVEQGSTGFAVDAGAFSLHAAVYAARPAARCVVRLHTPAAAAVSAMRCGLLPVSHEALLAGEAAYLDFGGAPQDEAERLRLQKCLGPTCKVLVLRNHGVLALGDTVEEAFYKTFHLQAACEIQVSALSSAGGAQNLIVLERDKHRPHAAGSVRWAGSTFGPMQKSRLGEHEFEALMRMLDNLGYRTGYTYRYPFVQEKSKPKSDVLIPATVTAFVFDEEATAPALRPRARKQQKEKTRWLNTPNTYLRVDVADEQPGGPKTKTTWLKADELEKGSSGTAIRVENPNQFVPLYTDPQEVLEMRNKIREQNRQDVKSAGPQSQLLAGVIGEASRSPSTESQLAAAEAPGEPREEAPAEPEPPNPFSQLTDQELEEYKREVERKKLAPHGEKDAGEERRPASPLAEPPGGEGAGEEEEEEEGEQAPAEPPAEPAQGEERGAEEEGGKAGSREADGGKERVETAPSSPASPEGSPSKSPSKKKKKFRAPSFLKKGRKKEKAEA